From one Acidobacteriota bacterium genomic stretch:
- the typA gene encoding translational GTPase TypA: protein MSQQIRNIAIIAHVDHGKTTLVDAMLRQSGTFRANEAVADRVMDSNDLERERGITILAKNTAIHYMDSKINIVDTPGHADFGGEVERALKMVDGVVLLVDASEGPLPQTRYVLSKALEAKLTPILVINKIDRPDARPQEVVNEVYDLFIDLDADESVLDFPIIYTNGKQGTATMDLAQPGTDLKPLFDLIVKTIPAAKGDPAASLQILVTNLDYSDYLGRLAIARVFNGTLTTGQEVAVSKTDGSLQNVKITKLFSFDGLKRTDITQTEIGDIVAIAGVAGITIGESITNIENPAPLPLIKIDEPTIAIQFSVNNSPFAGREGQYVTSRNLKERLEKELLTNVSIRVEDTGSPETFKVLGRGELQLSVLIEMMRREGFELMVSRPEIVTRRIDDKLMEPNEHLTVDIPESFVGTVIERLGPRKGEMTKMTNHGSGRVRMEFMIPSRGLIGLRSEMLTETRGTIIMNSIADGYVPYQGEIPQRPTGALISDRAGTTTTYALNGLQDRGILFVGDGTEVYEGMIVGEHSRDNDLDVNAVREKKLTNMRASGSDDALRLVPYKQQTLEQSIEFIADDELVEVTPKSLRLRKKVLQANRRPRKGQPE from the coding sequence GTGAGCCAGCAGATTCGCAATATCGCTATCATCGCCCACGTCGACCACGGCAAGACCACGCTCGTCGACGCCATGCTCCGCCAGTCCGGCACCTTCCGCGCCAACGAGGCCGTCGCCGATCGCGTCATGGACTCGAACGACCTTGAAAGAGAGCGCGGCATCACGATCCTGGCCAAGAACACCGCCATTCACTACATGGATTCGAAGATCAACATCGTCGACACGCCGGGCCACGCGGACTTCGGCGGCGAGGTGGAGCGCGCGCTGAAGATGGTCGACGGCGTGGTGCTGCTGGTCGACGCTTCGGAGGGGCCGCTGCCGCAGACGCGCTATGTGCTCTCGAAGGCGCTTGAGGCGAAGCTGACGCCGATCCTGGTGATCAACAAGATCGACCGCCCGGACGCGCGTCCGCAGGAGGTGGTCAACGAGGTCTATGACCTGTTCATCGACCTCGATGCCGACGAGAGCGTGCTCGATTTCCCGATCATCTACACGAACGGCAAGCAGGGCACGGCGACGATGGACCTGGCGCAGCCGGGGACAGACCTCAAGCCGCTCTTTGATCTGATCGTGAAGACGATTCCGGCGGCGAAGGGCGATCCCGCGGCATCGCTGCAGATTCTGGTGACGAACCTGGACTACTCGGACTACCTGGGCCGCCTTGCGATCGCGCGCGTCTTCAACGGCACGCTGACGACCGGGCAGGAGGTCGCCGTTTCGAAGACCGATGGATCGCTGCAGAACGTGAAGATCACGAAGCTGTTCAGCTTTGACGGACTGAAGCGTACTGATATTACGCAGACAGAGATCGGCGACATCGTTGCCATCGCCGGAGTTGCGGGCATCACCATCGGCGAGTCGATCACGAACATCGAGAACCCGGCTCCGCTGCCCTTGATCAAGATTGACGAGCCGACGATTGCGATCCAGTTCTCGGTCAACAACTCGCCGTTCGCCGGGCGCGAAGGCCAGTATGTGACCAGCCGCAATTTGAAGGAGCGGCTCGAGAAGGAGCTGCTGACGAACGTCTCGATTCGCGTCGAGGACACGGGCAGCCCGGAGACCTTCAAGGTGCTGGGCCGCGGCGAATTGCAGCTCTCGGTGCTGATCGAGATGATGCGCCGCGAGGGCTTCGAGCTGATGGTCTCGCGTCCTGAGATTGTGACGCGCAGGATCGACGACAAGCTGATGGAGCCGAACGAACACCTGACGGTCGACATTCCGGAGAGCTTCGTCGGTACTGTCATCGAGCGGCTTGGGCCGCGCAAGGGCGAGATGACGAAGATGACGAACCACGGCTCGGGCCGTGTGAGGATGGAGTTCATGATTCCGTCGCGCGGCTTGATCGGCCTGCGTTCGGAGATGCTGACGGAGACGCGCGGCACAATCATCATGAACTCGATCGCCGACGGATACGTGCCGTATCAGGGCGAGATTCCGCAGCGTCCGACGGGCGCGCTGATCTCCGACCGTGCAGGCACGACGACGACCTATGCGCTGAACGGTCTGCAGGACCGCGGCATTCTCTTTGTCGGCGACGGCACCGAGGTCTACGAGGGCATGATCGTCGGCGAGCACTCGCGCGACAACGACCTGGACGTGAACGCAGTCCGCGAGAAGAAGCTGACCAACATGCGCGCATCAGGTTCAGACGATGCGTTGCGCCTGGTTCCTTATAAGCAGCAGACGCTGGAGCAGTCGATTGAGTTCATCGCTGACGATGAGCTGGTCGAGGTCACGCCGAAGTCGCTGCGTCTGCGCAAGAAGGTGTTGCAGGCGAACCGGCGTCCGCGTAAAGGACAACCGGAGTAA